In Stanieria sp. NIES-3757, the DNA window TATTCAATTCTTTGTATCTATCCCAAATTTCCAAAAGATTAGGTTTTCTACTAGCGATTTCTAAAGCTTTTGCTCTGTTGGGACTATATTTTGCGAGAGTCGGATCGAAGTTATTAAGCTCGATATCACTGTTGATGATATGGGCGATCCTCAAAGCATTGAGCCAACCTTGTTCTGTATTGCTGGCGATGTTAAGATCGTTTCTTTTTCCTGCTGGATGAGTAAACCGTAGCTTAATTGTATTATTACGGCTTACTGATATGTTGATTTTCCCTATTTTTGCTTTTCTCTCTTTGTGATTGATATACATTGCTTCTAAAAATTTGGTGTGTAGCGCACCAATTTTTAGAGAAAATCACGCTTTAAACATGATTGCTTTCAATCGTGTGACCAAATGAGTTAAAAATTTTTTACCTAATTCTTAAATACCGAAGCCTTTTATCTGATGGGATTTACCCAATTCTGATATTTATGTTATATTTACCTAGAATTGAGTTATACTAGACTAGCGGTCTACGGGATGTAGCGCAGCTTGGTAGCGCGCCTGCTTTGGGAGCAGGATGTCGCAGGTTCAAATCCTGTCATCCCGATTTTACAGTATTTTAAAACTTTATTTTTAATTAACCGAGGAAATAAAAGTAAAAACCTCGCCTCGGTTAAATATCTATTCCACTGCTTCCCCACCTACAACCACATCTTTAATTCTTAAACTCGGACCTCCACAACCGACGGCTAAACCACTTTGTCCGCCTTTACCGCAACCACCAGATTCATCCCAATAGAAATCATCTCCGATCGCTTCAATATTAGCTAGAGTTTTAAATACATTGCCTGAAAGAGTGACATCTTTCACTGGTTCGGCTATTTCTCCATTGCGAATCATCCAAGCTTCCCCTGCACTAAAAGTAAACATTTCCCCATTTGTCATGCCTCCTTGCCAATTACTGGCATAAACCCCTTCTTTAATATCTTGGAATAATTCTTTTACTGGTGTTGTCCCTCTTTCAATCCAAGTATTGGTCATGCGAACAATCGGAGGATAATGATAATTTAGGCAGCGTGCATTTCCTGTTGGTTGTTCTCCTAATTTTCCTGCTGTTTCGCGAGAATGCAACCTTCCTACTAACACACCATCTTTGATTAATTGGGTAGTAGTCGCAGGTGTTCCTTCATCATCATAATAATAAGAACCGCGATGTCCTTCTGGTGCTGCACCATCAAAAATTTGTAATTCAGGGCTACCAAAGCGTTTACCCATACTCATGACTTCTAATAAATCTGGGTTTTCATAAGCCATGTCTGCTTCAGAAAGATGCCCAAAAGCTTCGTGAACAAATAAACCTGTTAAGATGGGGTCAATTACCACTGTATAAGTATCACCTTTGACAGTTGGGAGGGTAAGGGCATTCACTGCCCGTTTGGCTGCTGCTTCAACTTGTTGGTCTAAATCAGTTAAATCTTGATATCCGCGACGCGAACCTGAAGTTTCTCTACCAGTTTGTACTATTTCCCCATTTCTAGCTGTAGCAGCAAAACGCATTTCTAAATCTGACCAAGATTGTTCGATTAAACTCCCGTCAGAGGTAGCCAGAATAATAGTCTGAGTGCTATCACTATAACGAACCGAAGTAGAAATAATACTTTGATCGTAACTACGTAAAATTTGATTATAGCGATCGCAAAGAGCTTTTTTGTCTGCTAAGGAAATTAAACGCGGATCAATTTTAGTTAGAGGTAATTGACAAGTAGCCTGTACTGCTTCTACTGCTGCGATGGTAGTTTCTCCATCTCCCACAATTCTAGCAGCAGCGATCGCTTCTTCGATGCGTTGGGCTAAAGTAGAAAGATCGTTAAAAGCTGCAAAACCCCAACCTCCTTTATAACAAGCCCTAACTTGCCCACCTAGAGATGTCCCTTCACTAAGAGTTTCAATTTTTTCTCCTCGCAAGGAAATATCAGTACCTTCTGCTTGTTCGAGGCGAATCGAAAGAAAGTCTACACGGGAACGATAATGAGTGATTAAATCTGCAATCAGGTTTTTGCGATCAATAAGTAAATTAGTCATTTTAGGAAGTTATTTAGATTTCTACTGAAATTTTGCTATTAAAAAAAAAGGATAAATGCGATTATTTCTGATTTTTTAGTTTAATTGTTGCTAAATAATGTTTATTTTTATCCAAAATTAAGCTAAAAATAAATTCAAACAAAATTAACAATAGTAAGCGATTACATAACTAAGTTGTCAAGTAATTGAGAATATCTTGCAAAACTTGTATGATTAAGAGCGATCAAATCAAGAAAAAAGAGACTGGGAAATCAAATTTCCCGAATCTCTAATGAATTAAATAGTGTAAGACAATGTTAACAAAAAAAACTATCAGAGCGATCCCGCATCGTTTTCTCTTGGTGCTGATTTGTTTCGGCGTACTAACTGTTAATAGTGGTTGTAGTAACACCTCAATCAATTCTCAATCACAACTAAATTCCTCAACAGCAGTTACTAATGATCAATCTCAAGACATGGCGATCGCGAGGGTCAGTAATTTTGTCACTCAAGTAGTCATCCCTACTTAATTTTAAAACTCAAATGGTGTGAGGATTATGAAACAATTAATTTGGAATAATCAAAAAATTATCCCTATTCTCGTGGGAATTAGTGTTTTAGGTTTCTCTAATACAGTACAAGCCCAAACAGTAGATGTAATTCAAGAAGTAGAACAATACTCTACCGAATCAATCGATCAAGTTACGAATGTCAATCAACTACGAGATGTTTCTCCCACCGATTGGGCTTATGAAGCGTTAAGAAGTTTAGTAGACCGTTACGGTTGTATTGCAGGTTATCCTAATCAAACCTATCGGGGTAATCAAGCTTTATCTCGTTATGAATTTGCAGCAGGATTAAATTCTTGTTTGAATCAGATTGAAAGATTGATTGCTTCGTCTGAATCGGTAATGCGAGAAGATTTAGACACTATTAACCGACTCACTCAAGAATTTGAAGCTGAACTCGCTACTTTAGGCGGAAGAATTGACGATTTAGAAAGTCGGACTGCATTTCTAGAAGATCATCAATTCTCAACCACCACCAAACTAGTCGGAGAAGTAATCTTTGGCTTAGGTAGCGTCGTGGCAGGAGATGCCGACCAAGTAGCAGTTTTAGGAAACCGTACCCGCCTCGAACTAGAAACCAGCTTTAGCGGAGAAGATCTACTCTTTACTCGTCTTTCGACTGGCAACTTCCCCTCCTTTGCCGAGGAAACTGGTACTTTTGCAGGAGACTTAGCCTTTGCCGAACCTGCCGATAACGATTTGGGTTTAGAAGTCCTTTTTTATAACCTTCCCTTGGGAGACAATACCAATGTCATTTTAGGTGCAGCAGGAACCGCCGCCGATGACATTGCTAATACTGTCAGTGTCCTTGATGGCGATGGTGGTAGTGGGGCAATTTCTACTTTTGGCACTCGTAACCCAATTTATTTACCCCCAGGCGATGCAGGGTTGGGTATCATTCATCGCTTAGGAGATAAGTTAGAACTCAGTGCTGGTTATTTAGCGAATCCTGCTAACGATCCGAATCAGGGCAATGGTTTATTTAATGGCCCTTTTTCTGCCCTTGGACAACTTACCTTTACCCCCAGTGAGAGTTTAACTGTCGCTGCTACCTATGTTCATGGTTATAACCAAAGTGATACCGAAACGGGTAGTACGAACGCTAATATCCAATCTTTAACTGAAGATTTATTTGGTGAAGCTGTCCCAACAGTGAGTAATTCCTATGGAATACAAGTATCTTATAGCTTGAGCGATCGCATTGTGGTTGGAGGTTGGGGTGCGTTGAGTAAAGTCACGACTCTTTCCACTTTGGGAGGACAATTAGACCGGGGGACGCAGGAGGTTTGGAATTGGGCAGCTACCTTAGCGTTTCCCGATTTAGGCAAGGAAGGAAATTTAGCAGGAATTATCGTGGGAATGGAACCGTGGGTAACTGATTCGAGTATTGAGGGAATTGGGGATGATGGGGATACTTCGTTACACGTGGAGGCGTTTTATCAGTATCAGGTCACAGATAATATCGCCGTGACTCCTGGAGTGGTGTGGGTGTCTGCCCCTGATAATAATCAAGATAATGATGATTTAGTTATCGGGACAATTCGCACTACTTTTAGTTTTTAATGGCTTTTTCTAAGTTTTTACAAGCTAATAGCTAAGAATTATTTTACTTTCGTTTTCATACTTTAAATCAGCAATACTATTGTGGAGGTGGGCAAGTTGCCCACTTCCAGTTTTACCATTTCAGTAAATTGAATTGTTCCATATCAATAGTGTTGCGGTTGCGATAAATTGCTAAAATAATCGCCAATCCTACGGCTGCTTCTGCTGCTGCCACAGTAATTACAAACACAGTAAATACTTGACCTTTAATTTCAGTAGGGTCTAAAAAATTGGAAAAGCCCATTAAATTGAGATTAACTGCATTAAGCATTAATTCAATCGACATTAAAACTCGCACTGCATTACGACTGGTAATTAAGCCATAAATACCAATACAGAAAAGAGCAGCAGCTAAAAGTAAACAATATTCCAGTTGCACTTGTTCCTCTCGTAAAATTTCTGATTCAAAATTGTCTTGTTGAGTTGTTTTCCATTGGGTTGAGAAAACTTCACTTTATTCCCATTAATTGCTATTTTTCCGTTGTCGAACTACTACCAATCAAATCACGAGGACGCTCTGGTAAAGTCAAACTAGTAGCAACAGTTTCTTGCCTAGTTAGAATCTCGGGAATAAAATCGCGACGAGCTAAAATAATTGCTCCTACCATTGCCATTAATAACAACACCGAAGCCAATTCAAACGGTAACAAAAAGTCACTGAAGAAATGTTCACCGATAGCTACGATAGTATTAGCCACGATCGCAGGGGAAGTAGTATCAATCGCCCAGGGGGTGACCATGATCATTGTTCCCAGCAACAAAAATAATCCCAGACAAACTAATGCAGTTGCACCTTGGCGAATCCAACGACGAGGAATTGCCGAAAAATCTTCGCGTTTATTTACCAACATAATGGCAAATAAAATTAGAACGTTAATTGCTCCAACGTAAATCAAAATTTGTGCAGCAGCGACAAAATCAGCATTCAAGAGAATGTAAATCCCAGCAATACTGATAAATACGCCTCCCAATAAAAATGCTGAATAAACAATATTGGATAACAGCACTACCCCCAAGGCTGTAGCAAGCATCATGGCAGCTAAAATGCCAAAAGAAACTATTTGAACACCTTCAGCTAAGGTCACTTTATTCTCCTTTAATTAATTAAGCAGTCGGGAGAGAAACAATAACATGATTAAAAGTTATTAATTCTTCCCGGTCTTGGTATTTCAGTTACTACTTTCAGCTTGTGTTGCTGCTAAAATTTCTTCAGGCTCTTTGCCTGCTCTTTTAGAACCAGCAGGAAGATCGTGAGGATCTATTTCGCCTTTTGGTAAATAACCAAATTCTCGTAAAGGTGTCACCATTGGATCTTGAGTAACTTTATACGGCAAGCGACCTAACGCCACGTTATCAAAATTGAGTTCGTGACGGTCATAACTTGCTAGTTCGTATTCTTCGGTCATGGATAAGCAATTGGTAGGGCAATATTCAACACAATTACCGCAGAAGATACAAACTCCGAAATCAATGCTGTAGTGATTTAATTTTTTCTTTTTAACTGCTTTGTCAAATTCCCAGTCAACTACAGGAAGATTAATCGGACAGACGCGCACACAAACTTCACAAGCAATACATTTGTCAAATTCAAAGTGAATTCTACCGCGAAAGCGTTCTGAGGGAATTAACTTTTCGTAGGGATATTGAACGGTAATTGGTCTTCTTCTCATGTGGTCGAAGGTAACTGATAAACCTTGACCTATATATTTAGCTGCCTGCCAACTTTCCTTGGCATAATCTTGAACTTGTTTGAGAACTTTAAACATAATCTGTTGTCCTTTGTGATTGTGAGTCGCTTTACTCCTTAATTCAACAGATATCTCTATTGAGTTGTCGAGCTTAACTAATTAACTAACCACCAAAAGCCACGGGAAAAGCTAATTTCAAAGCAGCCGTAATTAATAAGTTAGCTAAAGAAACTGGTAGTAAAAACTTCCAACCTAAATCTAGTAATTGGTCAATTCGTACCCGAGGAACTGTCCAACGTAAAAGAATGGCAATGAAAATTAGGAAGTAAGCCTTGAGTAAAGTCATAATAATTCCTAAAGATGCTGCTAGTACTTGTAACCAAGGAGTAGTATCACTTACTCCAAACCAACCAGCTAAATGATCTAAAGGAACAATAAATTCCCAACCACCAAGATAGAGAACTGCAAAAACTAGAGCTGATAATACGAGGTTAACGTAAGACCCAAGGTAAAATAGGGCAAACTTCATGCCTGCATATTCAGTTTGGTAACCAGCTACTAATTCTTCTTCTGCTTCAGGGAGGTCAAAAGGAAGACGTTCACATTCTGCTAAAGCTGCGATCCAAAAAATAATGAAGCCTACTGGTTGTCGCCAAACGTTCCAACCAAGAATGCCATAACCTGCCTGTTGTTCAACAATATCGATGGTACTAAGACTGTTAGACATCATCACAACTGCTAGTACTGATAATGCCAGGGGAATTTCATAGCTAATTGACTGTGCTGCTGCCCGCAAACCACCCAAGAGTGAGTATTTATTATTGGAAGCATAACCAGACATCAATAAACCAATTGGAGCAATACTTGAAAGAGAAATCCAGATAAAAATCCCGACATTTAAGTCCGTAATCGCCAAATTTTGTCCAAAAGGAACAATTAAATAAGATAAAAACACAGGAATTACGACTACGACAGGGCCGAGAGTAAACAACCAACGGTCTGATTTAGCTGGAACAACATCTTCTTTAAAAACAAGTTTGATGCCATCAGCTACTGGTTGAAGAACTCCCAACGGCCCTGCATATTCAGGACCAATACGTTGTTGTGCAGCAGCAGAAATTTTTCTTTCTAACCAAACAACTACTAGAACTCCTACTGTTGCCCCAATTAGCATCAATAACATTGGTATAGGTAACCAGAGGGCTTGCGCTACACCCGAGGTAAGTCCTAAAGCTTTGACAGCTTCGATAAAACTTCCTTGGAGGTCAATTCCTGAATTCATATTTGCTTTTGCTCTGTAGATTGAGTTACTTTAATCTCAAATTTAGAAAAGTGTGAAGATTTTTAATCCTTCTCAATGGATAGTATATCGTTGTCCAACAATTAACCTGATCGATTAATCAGTAATTTTTACTTATGTTAGTGATTAAAAGTCACTAAAAACAAGACAGTTAAAGAGCTAAAACCCTTGATCTGCCTTGATTTGTAATTTGTCTAATTAATTATTCCAAAGCAGTTCTGGACATACCTTTGAGTTGGGCTGTGACTACCTTAAGCTGGATACGGCGACCACGCAGTGCTTCGGCTCCGCCGAGACCGCCTCGCAAAATTTCTAATTGGAGACTGTGATTGACACCGCTATTCTCGACAATCGATTGCAAGCGATCCGCAGTGGTTACTGGTTCGCCATCTACGGACAGAATGACATCTCCGCGACGAACTCCTCCTTTTTCGGCTGGAGTATTGGGCATCACCCTGACTACTAAAACTCCTGCTGTTTCAGGGACGAAGAAGGCAGAATTGGGGTCTTGATTGTTTTGTCTGGCAAGTTCTGGCGTTAAACTAACCATTTGTATGCCCACATAGGGATGCGGTACTTGTTGACCAGCAGCTAGAGTGTCTTTGAGGGTTTTGGCTTTATTGATTGGAATGGCAAACCCAATTCCATTGGCATCAGCCCGAATTGCTGTATTAATGCCAATTACTTCGCCTCGTTCATTGAGTAATGGCCCTCCAGAGTTCCCAGGATTAATTGCTGCATCAGTTTGTAAAAAGTCTACTCGTTTATCAGGAATTCCTACTTGAGCCGAAGAACGCGATAAAGTAC includes these proteins:
- the ndhG gene encoding NADH dehydrogenase subunit J, whose amino-acid sequence is MTLAEGVQIVSFGILAAMMLATALGVVLLSNIVYSAFLLGGVFISIAGIYILLNADFVAAAQILIYVGAINVLILFAIMLVNKREDFSAIPRRWIRQGATALVCLGLFLLLGTMIMVTPWAIDTTSPAIVANTIVAIGEHFFSDFLLPFELASVLLLMAMVGAIILARRDFIPEILTRQETVATSLTLPERPRDLIGSSSTTEK
- a CDS encoding phage integrase family protein gives rise to the protein MYINHKERKAKIGKINISVSRNNTIKLRFTHPAGKRNDLNIASNTEQGWLNALRIAHIINSDIELNNFDPTLAKYSPNRAKALEIASRKPNLLEIWDRYKELNKARIAQTTQDYLWKDVDRYLHNTDRNLLELF
- a CDS encoding NADH-ubiquinone oxidoreductase chain 4L; this translates as MQLEYCLLLAAALFCIGIYGLITSRNAVRVLMSIELMLNAVNLNLMGFSNFLDPTEIKGQVFTVFVITVAAAEAAVGLAIILAIYRNRNTIDMEQFNLLKW
- the ndhI gene encoding NADH-plastoquinone oxidoreductase, I subunit — protein: MFKVLKQVQDYAKESWQAAKYIGQGLSVTFDHMRRRPITVQYPYEKLIPSERFRGRIHFEFDKCIACEVCVRVCPINLPVVDWEFDKAVKKKKLNHYSIDFGVCIFCGNCVEYCPTNCLSMTEEYELASYDRHELNFDNVALGRLPYKVTQDPMVTPLREFGYLPKGEIDPHDLPAGSKRAGKEPEEILAATQAESSN
- a CDS encoding putative modulator of DNA gyrase peptidase U62, which encodes MTNLLIDRKNLIADLITHYRSRVDFLSIRLEQAEGTDISLRGEKIETLSEGTSLGGQVRACYKGGWGFAAFNDLSTLAQRIEEAIAAARIVGDGETTIAAVEAVQATCQLPLTKIDPRLISLADKKALCDRYNQILRSYDQSIISTSVRYSDSTQTIILATSDGSLIEQSWSDLEMRFAATARNGEIVQTGRETSGSRRGYQDLTDLDQQVEAAAKRAVNALTLPTVKGDTYTVVIDPILTGLFVHEAFGHLSEADMAYENPDLLEVMSMGKRFGSPELQIFDGAAPEGHRGSYYYDDEGTPATTTQLIKDGVLVGRLHSRETAGKLGEQPTGNARCLNYHYPPIVRMTNTWIERGTTPVKELFQDIKEGVYASNWQGGMTNGEMFTFSAGEAWMIRNGEIAEPVKDVTLSGNVFKTLANIEAIGDDFYWDESGGCGKGGQSGLAVGCGGPSLRIKDVVVGGEAVE
- the ndhA gene encoding NADH dehydrogenase subunit 1; the protein is MNSGIDLQGSFIEAVKALGLTSGVAQALWLPIPMLLMLIGATVGVLVVVWLERKISAAAQQRIGPEYAGPLGVLQPVADGIKLVFKEDVVPAKSDRWLFTLGPVVVVIPVFLSYLIVPFGQNLAITDLNVGIFIWISLSSIAPIGLLMSGYASNNKYSLLGGLRAAAQSISYEIPLALSVLAVVMMSNSLSTIDIVEQQAGYGILGWNVWRQPVGFIIFWIAALAECERLPFDLPEAEEELVAGYQTEYAGMKFALFYLGSYVNLVLSALVFAVLYLGGWEFIVPLDHLAGWFGVSDTTPWLQVLAASLGIIMTLLKAYFLIFIAILLRWTVPRVRIDQLLDLGWKFLLPVSLANLLITAALKLAFPVAFGG
- a CDS encoding porin type major outer membrane protein gives rise to the protein MKQLIWNNQKIIPILVGISVLGFSNTVQAQTVDVIQEVEQYSTESIDQVTNVNQLRDVSPTDWAYEALRSLVDRYGCIAGYPNQTYRGNQALSRYEFAAGLNSCLNQIERLIASSESVMREDLDTINRLTQEFEAELATLGGRIDDLESRTAFLEDHQFSTTTKLVGEVIFGLGSVVAGDADQVAVLGNRTRLELETSFSGEDLLFTRLSTGNFPSFAEETGTFAGDLAFAEPADNDLGLEVLFYNLPLGDNTNVILGAAGTAADDIANTVSVLDGDGGSGAISTFGTRNPIYLPPGDAGLGIIHRLGDKLELSAGYLANPANDPNQGNGLFNGPFSALGQLTFTPSESLTVAATYVHGYNQSDTETGSTNANIQSLTEDLFGEAVPTVSNSYGIQVSYSLSDRIVVGGWGALSKVTTLSTLGGQLDRGTQEVWNWAATLAFPDLGKEGNLAGIIVGMEPWVTDSSIEGIGDDGDTSLHVEAFYQYQVTDNIAVTPGVVWVSAPDNNQDNDDLVIGTIRTTFSF